GCCCATGCGCTCCGCGATCTCGTAACCCAGACCCCAAAAGTCGATGACGTAGCCACCGGTGCGCAGCTCCGGCGCCTTTTCGAACAGCACCGGCTCGTGCCCGAAGTGCCTGAGCCAATAGGCGAGGGTCGGGCCTCCGACGCCCACTCCGTTGATCGCGATTCGCATGCGATCCAGCGTAGAGCACCGCGCCGCATCCGCCGTTGACGGGCCGCGCCAAATCCAGTGGTAGTTCGCGCCACTGCGCTCCGCGCGGCGGCTTCCGCGTGATCACGGAGTCAACGGGCTTCGTCGGGGAACGACTCGACGCCGTGCAATACGCCACCCAGCGGGCGTCGACCGCACCAGGTCGTGGTAGGTCACGGTGCCGCAAGTGCCGTCGCTCCGCACGCCCAGCCCCTTGGAGATCACCTGCACGTCCGCGTTCACCATCCCGATCACGACCACGTTGGTCACGTGGTGCCCCAGCGGGTTCTTCTCGCCCAACTCGAGGGCCGCGCGGCGAATCGCCTCTCTACCTCGAAGTTCACCGAGTCCGAACGCGGACACGTCGTAGATGACGTCGTCCGTGAAGAGCTCGCCCAGTCGATCGAGCTCTCCGTTGTCCATTAGACCCACTGTTCACCTGGGTTGACCACAACAGACGCCATTCTGGAGAGAACGACTGACGGTCGCGCCGCCGTTGCCGCGCGTCGTTCGAGGGCGGGCGCGCGCGGCCTTGTGAGCCAAGCGACCGGAAGAGCGCAACACGAGACGAGCGCGAACGGACGACAGAAATCGACACCGCGAAAGCGAATTATGTTGACGAGCTTGCGGACGCTCCGCGCTCTCATTTCGCCGATCTGGTTCGCACAGCGCCTGCACAGCGCATGTGTGCCCAGTGGTGGCGAGTTCGAAACGAAATCGATCTTCGAAGTGTCCGCGCGCTCGAAAGCGCAGCCAGGGGGCGCTGAAGAAGGCGAAATTTCCCGTGGTATGCCGGAAGGAAACCACGGGGGTTCATCATGTCATCGTCCAAAGCCATTTCCGTAGAGCTGTCTGCCACCGAGCGCACTGCGCTCTCCGCACTTCAAGACCTCTCCAATCGCGATCTCTGGTCCAGCGCGGTCGTTGCCAACGCCGGGCGGCGCAAAGCGATCGCGCACTTGGTCGCGCACCTCGCCGAAATCGACCGACGTGGTGTTGGAGGAGGCAACCGGTTGGAATGGTCGCGGCACGGGGTTGGGCCCCCGTGCGGGGTGTGGGGCGCAGCCCCACCGAGAATGCCGGCGGGGCCGGCGCCGACTGGCATCGAATGAGCACAGGCGCGGGGCGCTGTCGGTCTGGACACGTAATTCAAGCCTACTCCTCCATGTACGACTTCTGCGTGCGTGGCCTGGGGATGAGCGAGGGCACGGCGTATCGGAGCATCGCCGGGGCGCGGGCAGCGCTGTCGTTTCCGGTGGTGCTTTCGCTACTTGCTAGCGGAGATTTGCACCTTTCCGGGCTTTCGCTCTTGGCTCCGCGACTCACGCAGGACAATCACACTGCGCTGCTGGGAGAAGCCGCCGGCAAGACCAGCGCGGGGATTCGCGTCGTGCTCGCGCGCTGGTTCCCGAAGCCCGACGTCCCGGACCGGGTCGAGCCCAGAGCAGGGAAGGGGTCGCGGGCCGGCGTGGAGCCGCTCTCGGAAGGGCGCTTCGAGGTGCATTTCAGCGCCGGAGAGAGCCTGAAAGCGAAGCTCGAGCACGCCCAGAATCTGATGAGCCACGTGAGCCGGGAGCTGGAGGTCGTGATCGAACGGGCGCTCGACGCGCTGATTCGCGAGCTGGAGAAGAAGCGCTGGGGCAAGACGGACAAGCCGCGCCGCTCCCGCGGAACGAAGCCGGGCGAGCCCGGCCGTGCAGCCCGGCGCGAGGTGTACGAGCGCGACGGTGCCCAGTGCTGCTTCGTGTCGGAGTCCGGGGTGCGCTGCACGGCGACGGCGTTTCTCCAGTACGACCACATCGAAGCTACCGGCATCGGTGGTGGCGATGGATCCTCCAATGGTCGGCTGTACTGCGCCAGCCACAATTTGAATGCGGCCAAGAAGACCTTCGGTCGCGAGTACGTCGAAGAGAAGATTCGCCTTCGTCAGCGAAGGCGTTCAGAGGCTGAGGACGCCGAGTCGCGGGAGAAGCAAGACAAGCTCCTCCTGGCGCTCACGAGCCAAGGCTCCAAGAAGGCCGAAGCCAAGAAGGCGACGGAAACGCTCGCTCGAGAAGCGCGCACTCTCTCGCGAGAAGAGCTGCTTCGGCGCGCCCTGGCGCTGCTCGTTCCGCGATAGGCGGGCTGATTCCGCGCCGAATCGACAAGCCACCCGACAAAAAGATCGTCGTTGAGCCGCCGCTTTGCGAGAGAGGACCAACTCAGGTGAGCACTGGGGTTAGATGTCCGTGGAGGTTCACGAGCTCGTGGATCAAGATGCGGTCTTCGCTGGTCATCGTCGTCTTCATACTTGGTTGGCCGCGCCGCGCCACGCGGTGTTTCCGCGGCGGACCGACATCAAAATGGAAAGGGTGCGGCAGCTACGGCAGCAGGATGCGGCCGGGCGAACCCTGCGTGCCGTTCTCCGTGTGGCAGGCGTTGCAGTCGCCGCTGGGCACCGCCGCCGCCATGGCGCGCGTGGCCCCTTGATGACGGACTTCGGCGTGGATGGGCAAGGTGAGGGGGCCGCGGTAGCTGAAGTTGCCGGCGGCGTTGGTTTCCAGCGTCAAGGTGCGGCCGTCGGCGTCGCTGACCACGACCTGGGCTCCGGCGCTGCCAAAGCAGCCGTTCTGCTCGTGTTGACCGGCGAACACGGTCCCCGCCACTTCGAACTGCGGGCCTTCACCTTGGCCGTGACAGGCGATGCACGCTTGCCCGGGTTGCATCAACGCGGACTCGGCGTTGCCTCCGGTCCAGCGCGTGCCGCTGGCGCAGCTGGGATCCGGTGTGGTGGATGCTTGGTCCTCGCCCTCACCCCCGCCACACGCACCCGCAAGAAGAGCCAAGAGCAACGCCAACCATCGCCGCATGTCCCGTTAGTGGACCGAGACTGCAAATGGCAGGCACGCTTTGGAGCAGCAGGATGTTGGTCCGCCGCGGAAACATCGCGTGGACAGCACGCTGCCGACACCTCAGGGGCCGGCGGGTAGCAGCGGGAGGCCGGGCACGCCCACCTCCAGGCGCTGGACGCCGCGCTGATCTGCCGGGGTGAAGGGCACCACGGCGAGGAGGGCGGCGTAGAGCGTGGTCTCGCCGAAGGCGCCTTGGCCAAAGGCGATGTTGGCGATCACGCGATTCGAGACGGAGATGAACGGGCGGAGCTCCTGCCCACCCGCCGGCAGCACCTGCACGGCGCTCTCCTCCAGCGAACCGCCCTTTTGCTTGTCGACGATGACGTAGAGGTTGTCCTCGGCGTCGAAGGCGAGGCCGTCGCCCGCAAGGCCCAGGCCGCCCACCACTTGCTCCGGAGTGTCCAGGCCGCCGCCGCTGATGTCGACGCGGTAGAGCGCGGCGTTGTCCGTCACCTCCACGTTGGTGAAGTTGCAGAACAGCCGCGTGTTCTCGGTGAGCACGTAGGCGTAGTGGCCCTCACGATCGACGGCGATGCCGTTGGGGCCGCTCTCCTTCGAAGGATCCAGCTGCAAGGTGGCCACCACGCTGGAGGTCTTGGGGTCGTAGCGCACCAAGTCCCCCAAGCACGAGTCGCTGAACAGCACGTCGCCGTTGGGCGCCAGAGCGACGTAGTTCACCAGCTGCAGCGGCTCGCTGCCGTTGGTGTCCGTCACCAGACTCACGGTCTTGTCGGACGCGACCTTCAAGAGCGCACCGCCGTCGCTGTCGGCCACGTACAGGTTGCCCTGGCCATCCGCGGCAATGCCGAGGGCGCGGCTGATGGGCGTGCCGCTCAGCGTCCAGGCTTCGATGTTGGCGTTTTCGTCGAGGGAGAGGATGTCTGCGCCCACGCCCAGGAGCAGGCGACCGCCCATGAAGGCGAGATCTTCGGTGCTCACCGTGTTCTGTTGCGCCTCGAGGTAGGCGTTCACGTCGCCGAAAGGCTCCGGGGAGTAGGGCGTGTCCACCTTCGCGCTCACACTGGCGCCGAGCTGGAGATCACGGCCTGGAGCCGCGAGGGTGAGCTTGTTCTCGATGGGCGGAATGCCCAGCGTCCACGCGATCTGCACCACGCCGCTCGCGTCCGAGGTCGCGGAGGTAGCGTCGACGGAGCCACCGCCGAGGTCGACACTGATCTCGAAGGGCTCGTTCGCGACGGGCTTGCCGCCCTTCGTGAGGCGCGCCTCGAGCGTCAGATCAGACTGGCTCGTTGCCTCTGCCGGCGGCGCGGTCACCCAGGTCAGCGCCAAAGCCGACGATGGCGTTTCGTCGTCCGAGCCCGAGCACCCCAACACCACCAGCGCGGCCACGCACCCCAAAGCCAGGCGATAGCTCATGGCGCACGTCTAGCAATCGGCCCTGGCGCTCGCAATTGCAGGCGTCAGGTGGCGAACCGCCGCCGGCGGCCACCCTTCGCCACCCCCTAAAGCTGGGCTTTTCTCGGGCAATCCGCGCGGCATGCGTCCTGCTGTGGGGAGGGGCATGGTCGCCACCGCTCAAACCTCCGCCACCATTTGCGGTAAGCCGTTGGGGCTCGCCACCGCGCACACCAGCGCGCTCATCGGGCTGGAAACGCAGCCCATTGCCGTAGAGGTGTGCGCCACTCGCGGGCCCAGCATGTTTCAGCTCGTGGGGCTCGCCCACGCGGCGGTACGCGAGGCGCGCGTTCGTGTGGCCAGCGCGCTGGCGGGCATCGGCGTGCTGATGGACGAGCACGCGATCACGGTGAACCTCGCGCCCGCCGATCTGCGCAAGAGCGGCGCGGCCCTCGACGTGGCGATGGCCCTGGCGGTGCTGGGCGCCCTCGACAAGCTTCCGGCCAAGTCCCTGGACAACGTGCTGGTGCTCGGGGAGCTCGCGCTGGACGGCACCCTGCGCTCCGTTTCCGGCGTGCTTCCCCAGCTCGAGGGAGCGCGAGCCCGGGGTGTGGCGTTCGCCATCGTTCCCAGTGGCAACGCGCGGGAAGCCGGACTGGTGCGGGGCATGACCGTGCGCACCGCGGACAGCGTGGCCGAGATCGTGGAGGCTCTGCGCGGAAACCGCGAGCTGCCGCGGGTTCCGCCTACCGTGTACTCGCCCGGCGACGCCGTGCGCTTCGGCGACATGAGCGAGGTACGGGGTCAATCCGAGGCACGCCGCTCGCTGGAGGTGTCGGCTGCGGGCGGTCACAACCTGCTGATGGTGGGGCCCCCGGGCGGCGGCAAGACGCTGCTCGCGCGCCTGTTGCCGTCGATCCTGCCGCCGCTCACCTACGAGGAAGCCATCGAGGCCACGGCGGTGCACTCCGTGGCCGGGCTCATCGATCCGGATCAAGGCATGGTTGCGTCCAGGCCGTTTCGCGCGCCGCACCACTCGGTGAGCGACGCCGGGCTCGTGGGCGGTGGCGACATTCCGCGTCCCGGCGAGATCAGCCTCGCCCACCACGGCGTGCTGTTCCTCGACGAGTTGGCGGAGTTTCGGCGTAGCGCCCTCGAGTCCCTGCGGCAGCCGCTGGAAGACGGCCTCGTGTGCATCTCCCGCGCCCGAGCGCGCGCGTGGTTCCCCGCGCGGCCGCTGCTCACCGCGGCGGTGAATCCGTGCCCGTGCGGCTACTACGGTCATCCGCATCGGGATTGCCGCTGCTCGCCGGAGGCGCGCCGCCGCTACCTGGCGCGGCTCAGCGGACCGCTCATGGATCGCATCGACATCCACGTGCAGGTGCCTCCGGTGGAGGTAACGGCGCTCACGCGTGGTGCACCTGGCGAAAGCTCCGGCGTGGTGCGCGAGCGCGTGCTCAGAGCCCGCGCGGTGCAGGCCGCGCGGCGTGAGGCTGGATTGACGCGCGCACGCAACAACGCCGAGCTCCCCGCGCGCGAGCTGCCTGTCATCGCCGAGCCGGATGGCAAGGCCACTCGAACGCTCGAAAAGGCGATGAGCGATCTCTCGCTGTCCGCCCGGGCCTACGTGCGCGTGCTGCGCGTGGCCCGCACCCTCGCCGATCTCGACGGACACCCGCGGGTGCGCGAGCGGCACGTGGTCGAGGCGCTGCAGGGACGGATGCTCGACCGCGAAATCATGCCCTGAGTCTTCCTGGGCTCGGCGCGTTTGCCGAGTACCTCGGAGCAACCCAATGCAAAGGAAACCGTTTCATGGCCAAGAAGAGTGAACGTGACGACGCCGTACAGGACGTCATCAACGAGATAGAAAAGGCGATGGGTCGCGGCGCAATCATGCGCATGGACGCAGATGCGCAGGTGGCCGTATCCGTCATACCCAGCGGCTCCATCGCCATCGACGACGCCTTGGGCGTGGGGGGCTATCCCCGCGGGCGCATCGTGGAGATCTTCGGGCCGGAGGCGAGCGGCAAGACCACGCTCACGCTGCACGCCATCGCCCAGGTGCAGCGCCTCGGCGGCGTGGCGGCGTTCATCGACGCCGAGCACGCCTTCGATCTGCGCTACGCCAAGGCCATCGGCGTGGACCCCGGCCAGCTGCTCATGTCGCAGCCGGACTGCGGCGAGCAGGCGCTGGAAATCGTGGACTACCTGGCCTGCTCCGGCGCCATCGACCTGATCGTGGTGGACTCCGTGGCGGCGTTGGTGCCCCGCGCCGAGATCGAGGGCGACATGGGCGACCCGCACATGGGCTTGCAAGCGCGGCTGATGAGCCAGGCGATGCGAAAGCTCAACGTCTCGGTCTCTCGCTCCAACACCACGCTGATCTTCATCAACCAGCTGCGCCAGAAGATCGGCGTGGTGTTCGGCAATCCGGAGACCACGACGGGTGGCAAGGCGCTGTCCTTCTACGCCAGCGTGCGGATGGACGTGCGGCGCACCGGCAAGGTGCAGTCGGGCGACGCCGTGGTGGGCAACCGCACGCGGGTACGGGTGGTGAAGAACAAGGTGGCGCCGCCGTTCGCCGAGGCGGAGTTCGACGTGCGCTGGGGCCACGGCATCGACGCCGCGGGGGACCTGCTCGACACGGCGATCCGCCTGGGCATCGTGGAGAAGAGCGGCTCGCACCTCAGCGTGGACGGCAAGAGCCTGGGGCAAGGCCGGGAGAAGGTGCGCGAGATGCTGCTCGCCACGCCGGAGCTCCTCGGCTCCCTCGAGACCGCGACGACCCAGCGCCTGGCAAGCACCGCCGGGCGCATCACGGAGAAGGGAGGTGCTGCCGCCGCGGCTGCCGCAGCGTGAGCGAATTTCTGTTGGTCCGGCGCGGCGACACACCTCGCGTGGACGCCCCTTTCGTCGCCGCGCCGGGCCGGCACCCGTTCTGGTGCCAAAGCACGTAGCAGCTCAACCCCCTCGACGATACTGTGAAACCGTGAAGAACATCACAGTTACACTGCCAGATGATCTGTATCGGCGCGCCCGAATCAAGGCCGCCGAGCTGGACACCTCTGTCAGCGCCGTCGTCCGCGAGTTTCTGACTCGCTTCGCGCAGGAGGAGTCGGACTTCGAGCGACGCAAGCGGCTGCAGTCGGAGGTGATCGCGTCACTGAAGACCTTCCGCGCGGGGGATCGCGTCAGCCGCGACCAGGTGCACCGGCGCTGATGGAGTTCGTGGACACCAATGTCTTGCTCTACGCCGTGAGCAGGGATCCGTCCGAAAACAGCAAAGCGGAGCGCGCACGAGCGCTACTCGATCGGGACGATCTTTGCCTCTCGGTGCAGGTGCTGCAGGAGTTCTACGTCCAAGCAACGCGTGTAGGTCGGTCGGACGCCCTCACGCACGAGCAAGCTGTACTGCTGATCGAGTCGTTTCTACGTTTCCCCGCGCAGGAGCTCACTCTGGCCGTCATGAAGGCTGCGTTGGCGAGCAAAGAGCGCTTTCAAATCTCGTACTGCGATGCGGCCATCATAGAAGCGGCACGGGCACTGGGCTGCAGCGTACTGCACACCGAGGACCTGAACGACGGTCAGGACTACGGTGGTGTGACGGCGAAGACCCCGTTCGTGTAGACAGCACCACCCTCGCGTCACTGGGGCATTGAACGCGCAAGGACCGAGGCTCGCGCGAACGCTACGCGGCGAGGGTGCGGGTTGCCGACAGCCCGTTGATGAGGCTCGCGCCGCCGCCGTTGCACTCCATCTGCGCGGGCGAGCCGCCCAGCCCGGCAACGCCGCCGGAGCCCGAGGCCCCGGCGCATCGCCAGTGAACTGAAGCATGGCGAACTGATCGGGCTCCAGCCCGACGTGCGAAGGCCAATCCCGAGGTTTTGCGGCGGACCAACAAGAGAAGCCGAAATCCCGGTGACAAGGCGGCAGTTTCGCCGGCTGTGCCTGCGTAATTGCCGGCGGAGGACCGTGGAGGTTGCGGTTACCCTGAGAGGACCATGACGGATCCCCTGGTTCGCTACGAGAAGCAAGACGCGGTGTCCACCATCACCCTGGACGACGGCAAGGTGAACGCGCTGTCACCGGCGATGTTCGGCGCGCTGAACGCCGCGCTGGATCGCGCCGAGAGCGACGGCAGCGTCGTGCTGATCACCGGCCGGGCGGGGCGCTTCTCCGGCGGCTTCGATCTGGGCGTGTTCCGCCGGGGGCGGGAGGCGTCGGTGGAGATGCTGCTCGCGGGAGCGCG
This portion of the Polyangiaceae bacterium genome encodes:
- a CDS encoding SMP-30/gluconolactonase/LRE family protein encodes the protein MSYRLALGCVAALVVLGCSGSDDETPSSALALTWVTAPPAEATSQSDLTLEARLTKGGKPVANEPFEISVDLGGGSVDATSATSDASGVVQIAWTLGIPPIENKLTLAAPGRDLQLGASVSAKVDTPYSPEPFGDVNAYLEAQQNTVSTEDLAFMGGRLLLGVGADILSLDENANIEAWTLSGTPISRALGIAADGQGNLYVADSDGGALLKVASDKTVSLVTDTNGSEPLQLVNYVALAPNGDVLFSDSCLGDLVRYDPKTSSVVATLQLDPSKESGPNGIAVDREGHYAYVLTENTRLFCNFTNVEVTDNAALYRVDISGGGLDTPEQVVGGLGLAGDGLAFDAEDNLYVIVDKQKGGSLEESAVQVLPAGGQELRPFISVSNRVIANIAFGQGAFGETTLYAALLAVVPFTPADQRGVQRLEVGVPGLPLLPAGP
- a CDS encoding PIN domain-containing protein, yielding MMEFVDTNVLLYAVSRDPSENSKAERARALLDRDDLCLSVQVLQEFYVQATRVGRSDALTHEQAVLLIESFLRFPAQELTLAVMKAALASKERFQISYCDAAIIEAARALGCSVLHTEDLNDGQDYGGVTAKTPFV
- a CDS encoding YifB family Mg chelatase-like AAA ATPase, whose amino-acid sequence is MVATAQTSATICGKPLGLATAHTSALIGLETQPIAVEVCATRGPSMFQLVGLAHAAVREARVRVASALAGIGVLMDEHAITVNLAPADLRKSGAALDVAMALAVLGALDKLPAKSLDNVLVLGELALDGTLRSVSGVLPQLEGARARGVAFAIVPSGNAREAGLVRGMTVRTADSVAEIVEALRGNRELPRVPPTVYSPGDAVRFGDMSEVRGQSEARRSLEVSAAGGHNLLMVGPPGGGKTLLARLLPSILPPLTYEEAIEATAVHSVAGLIDPDQGMVASRPFRAPHHSVSDAGLVGGGDIPRPGEISLAHHGVLFLDELAEFRRSALESLRQPLEDGLVCISRARARAWFPARPLLTAAVNPCPCGYYGHPHRDCRCSPEARRRYLARLSGPLMDRIDIHVQVPPVEVTALTRGAPGESSGVVRERVLRARAVQAARREAGLTRARNNAELPARELPVIAEPDGKATRTLEKAMSDLSLSARAYVRVLRVARTLADLDGHPRVRERHVVEALQGRMLDREIMP
- a CDS encoding nuclear transport factor 2 family protein; the encoded protein is MDNGELDRLGELFTDDVIYDVSAFGLGELRGREAIRRAALELGEKNPLGHHVTNVVVIGMVNADVQVISKGLGVRSDGTCGTVTYHDLVRSTPAGWRIARRRVVPRRSPLTP
- the recA gene encoding recombinase RecA; amino-acid sequence: MAKKSERDDAVQDVINEIEKAMGRGAIMRMDADAQVAVSVIPSGSIAIDDALGVGGYPRGRIVEIFGPEASGKTTLTLHAIAQVQRLGGVAAFIDAEHAFDLRYAKAIGVDPGQLLMSQPDCGEQALEIVDYLACSGAIDLIVVDSVAALVPRAEIEGDMGDPHMGLQARLMSQAMRKLNVSVSRSNTTLIFINQLRQKIGVVFGNPETTTGGKALSFYASVRMDVRRTGKVQSGDAVVGNRTRVRVVKNKVAPPFAEAEFDVRWGHGIDAAGDLLDTAIRLGIVEKSGSHLSVDGKSLGQGREKVREMLLATPELLGSLETATTQRLASTAGRITEKGGAAAAAAAA